From one Thermatribacter velox genomic stretch:
- a CDS encoding glycosyltransferase family 2 protein produces the protein MISEQDLSEALELQKISGSPLGEILVSRGLISPLKLYEVLAEQGDLSYIGRNLEELYGLIDEELLKSFNVRELIHFRFFPIKRDGGHFLVAVVSQHDSSVEKLLGEKFGLVYVEKALITPYELDHLIHRFFGKSILHEATAGLLFRSPQESASRVFTPLQWLVGVASLVAFLWGLIFFTLPTLSVLLSIINLAYFANVLFKFVISLWGARIEKESITFEGDFKDLRENELPVYTILLPLHREPLSVIKQLVEGIRQLDYPPEKLDVLFLIEENDRETLENCKKSHPPYNVRFILVPEGAPKTKPRACNFGLFFARGELLTIYDAEDVPEPDQLKKAVAAFRNAPPEFVCLQAALNFYNRNQNLLTRLFTLEYSYWFDYLLPGLFVLRLPIPLGGTSNHFKTQALLELGGWDPFNVTEDADLGMRASYRGYRVGIINSTTFEEANSKLRNWIRQRSRWLKGYLQTFLVHNRRPLRVLRSSGFSGWLTLQLFIGGTPLGQAASVPLWLLFVFWLFTKRAFGFSFLPDFIMVIGLLNLLLGNFLGIYLSMLAVFRRGFYELLPFALLNLFYWFLAGVAAWKGIFQLFTRPFFWEKTVHGLGGKQ, from the coding sequence TTGATTAGTGAGCAGGATCTCAGCGAAGCTCTGGAACTACAGAAAATTAGTGGCAGTCCCCTGGGGGAAATATTAGTCTCCCGGGGTTTGATTAGCCCGCTAAAGCTTTACGAAGTTCTGGCTGAACAGGGAGACCTTTCTTACATAGGCAGGAACCTGGAAGAGCTCTACGGGCTTATTGATGAAGAGCTATTGAAGTCTTTTAATGTACGGGAATTAATCCACTTCCGCTTTTTCCCCATCAAAAGGGATGGGGGACACTTTCTGGTAGCGGTGGTCTCTCAGCACGATTCTTCGGTGGAAAAGCTACTTGGAGAAAAGTTCGGTCTGGTTTACGTCGAGAAAGCATTGATTACCCCTTACGAACTTGACCACCTTATCCATCGCTTCTTTGGAAAGTCGATTCTTCATGAAGCTACTGCTGGTCTTCTCTTCCGTTCTCCCCAGGAATCCGCATCACGAGTTTTCACACCTCTGCAGTGGTTGGTGGGAGTTGCCTCTTTAGTTGCCTTTCTCTGGGGACTGATTTTCTTCACCCTTCCCACTTTGAGTGTTCTCCTTTCTATAATTAACCTGGCCTATTTTGCCAATGTGCTGTTCAAGTTTGTAATCAGCCTCTGGGGAGCAAGGATAGAAAAAGAGAGCATCACCTTTGAGGGTGATTTTAAAGACCTGAGAGAAAACGAGCTCCCTGTGTATACCATTCTCCTGCCCCTCCATAGGGAGCCACTTTCGGTGATTAAACAGTTGGTTGAAGGCATTCGTCAACTCGATTATCCACCCGAGAAGCTGGATGTTCTTTTCCTTATTGAAGAAAATGACCGGGAAACTCTGGAAAATTGCAAGAAAAGCCACCCCCCTTATAACGTCCGCTTTATTCTTGTTCCAGAAGGTGCTCCCAAGACGAAACCCCGGGCTTGCAATTTTGGTCTTTTCTTTGCGCGGGGAGAATTGCTCACCATTTACGATGCCGAAGATGTTCCTGAACCAGACCAGCTCAAAAAGGCGGTAGCTGCTTTCCGCAACGCTCCCCCGGAGTTTGTATGTCTTCAGGCAGCGCTCAACTTTTACAACCGCAACCAGAACTTGCTTACCAGATTGTTCACCCTGGAATACTCTTATTGGTTTGACTATTTATTGCCCGGCCTTTTCGTGCTTCGCCTGCCCATACCTCTGGGTGGAACTTCCAACCATTTCAAGACTCAGGCCTTGCTGGAACTTGGAGGCTGGGATCCCTTCAACGTTACTGAAGACGCTGACCTGGGAATGAGGGCCAGTTACCGCGGTTACCGGGTAGGGATCATCAATTCCACTACCTTTGAAGAGGCCAACAGTAAGCTCCGCAACTGGATAAGGCAGCGTTCCCGATGGCTCAAGGGATACTTGCAGACCTTTCTGGTTCACAACCGCAGGCCTTTGCGAGTTTTACGTAGTTCTGGTTTTTCTGGTTGGCTTACGCTACAGCTTTTTATCGGAGGGACACCTCTGGGTCAAGCAGCATCAGTTCCTCTGTGGTTACTTTTTGTCTTCTGGCTTTTTACAAAACGGGCGTTTGGCTTTTCCTTTTTACCGGATTTCATAATGGTTATCGGCCTTTTGAACCTTCTTTTGGGCAACTTCCTGGGCATTTACCTTTCCATGCTTGCTGTGTTCCGTAGAGGGTTTTATGAGCTGCTTCCCTTTGCTTTGCTCAACCTCTTTTATTGGTTTCTGGCTGGAGTGGCGGCTTGGAAAGGCATTTTTCAGCTTTTTACCCGGCCCTTTTTCTGGGAGAAGACCGTTCACGGTCTGGGAGGAAAGCAGTAA
- a CDS encoding type II toxin-antitoxin system HicB family antitoxin — translation MSLRLSYRVLLRREPEGGYTVVVPSLPGCVTYGETIEEAIAMAREAIELYVESLREHGEEIPTEEGTLEYMLTVETHA, via the coding sequence ATGAGTTTGAGGTTAAGTTATCGCGTCTTGCTTCGAAGGGAGCCGGAAGGGGGTTACACAGTGGTAGTTCCTTCTCTTCCAGGGTGTGTTACTTATGGTGAAACAATAGAAGAGGCGATAGCAATGGCAAGGGAAGCTATAGAACTCTATGTAGAGAGCCTGCGGGAACATGGGGAAGAAATACCGACAGAAGAAGGGACCCTGGAGTACATGTTAACCGTGGAAACCCATGCATAG
- a CDS encoding type II toxin-antitoxin system HicA family toxin, translating to MHSFPSLTPEKVIRILEKKGFVLDRVRGSHHIYYHPETKRRVTVPRHKKDLPKGTLFEILKQAGITREELKNLL from the coding sequence ATGCATAGCTTCCCATCACTCACCCCTGAAAAAGTTATCAGGATCCTTGAAAAGAAAGGGTTTGTGCTGGATAGAGTGAGGGGAAGCCACCATATTTACTATCACCCGGAGACGAAAAGAAGAGTTACTGTTCCCCGGCACAAAAAGGATTTGCCAAAAGGCACCTTGTTCGAAATTTTGAAGCAAGCAGGTATCACCAGAGAAGAACTGAAAAATTTGTTATGA
- a CDS encoding zinc ribbon domain-containing protein, with product MPTYEYRCKQCGSSMEVKASIEEKERGLDLTCPQCGSKELTQVFGGFMLGCSPKGGHSGAFGGCSCCS from the coding sequence ATGCCAACTTACGAGTATCGTTGCAAGCAGTGTGGAAGTTCTATGGAAGTTAAAGCCTCGATTGAAGAGAAAGAACGGGGTCTTGACCTCACCTGCCCTCAATGCGGGAGCAAGGAGCTCACTCAGGTATTTGGAGGTTTCATGCTGGGTTGTTCCCCAAAAGGCGGCCACAGCGGAGCTTTCGGCGGCTGCTCTTGCTGCTCGTAA
- the katG gene encoding catalase/peroxidase HPI, which yields MEERKVKPRKRWLTDWWPNRLNLKILRQNCPNSNPYGPDYNYLREVEGLDVDAVIKDLKELMKTPQDWWPADFGHYGPLFIRLAWHSAGSYRIHDGRGGARDGSIRFPPRINWPDNISLDKAIRLLWPIKKKYGRKLSWADLIIMAGTVALEDMGVKIIGFSLGREDIYEPDESPDWGPEEKMLTGKERFRGGELERPYAATEMGLIYVNPEGPGGNPDPVESAKEIRVAFARMGMNDEETVALIAGGHSFGKCHGAGPDKHLGPDPSSSPIESQGLGWKYGYKSGKGPDTFTSGFEVIWSPTPTRFGLQYLRILLENEWELEKSPAGKNQWVAKDSPAIVPDAHDPQRKHKPKMLTADLALKFDPVYSKIAKRFLENPQEFEQAFARAWFKLTHRDMGPKACYAGPYVPEEEFIWQDPLPARSYELIDDTDVAELKKTVLASGLSIPQLVYTAWSSASTYRNSDRRGGANGARIRLYPLNQWAVNHPDELKDIIATYEKIQQEFNQEQEKKGSRKRVSLADLIVLGGCAALEAAAQKAGFNVQVPFTPGRVDASQEQVDVEFYKEIEPFADGFRNYFRDPADINEGDVYTTPEYFLVDKAQLLTLTVPELVVLVGGLRVLGATYRYEKYGVLTDNPGVLTNDFFVNLLSMDIEWVPADDYRYLFKGYDRKSGELRWSATRVDLIFGHHDELRAVAEVYASDDAKEKLVRDFIAAWNKVMNLDRFDLK from the coding sequence GTGGAAGAGCGGAAGGTAAAACCGAGGAAAAGATGGCTTACCGATTGGTGGCCAAACAGATTAAATCTCAAAATTCTCCGCCAGAATTGCCCCAACTCCAATCCCTATGGCCCTGACTACAACTATCTTAGGGAAGTGGAGGGGTTGGATGTTGATGCCGTCATCAAGGACCTGAAGGAGCTCATGAAGACGCCTCAGGACTGGTGGCCGGCTGATTTTGGGCACTATGGCCCTCTTTTTATCCGTCTGGCCTGGCACAGCGCTGGAAGTTATAGGATTCATGATGGAAGAGGTGGAGCGAGGGACGGCAGTATCCGCTTTCCACCCCGGATTAATTGGCCTGACAACATCAGCCTTGATAAAGCCATAAGGTTACTTTGGCCGATTAAGAAAAAATATGGCAGAAAACTTTCCTGGGCAGACTTAATCATCATGGCTGGAACTGTAGCACTTGAGGATATGGGTGTGAAGATAATTGGGTTCTCTTTGGGCAGAGAGGATATTTACGAACCCGATGAAAGTCCGGATTGGGGACCTGAAGAAAAGATGCTTACCGGGAAAGAGCGCTTCAGAGGAGGAGAACTTGAAAGACCCTATGCCGCTACTGAGATGGGCCTTATCTATGTAAACCCAGAAGGTCCAGGAGGGAATCCAGACCCGGTTGAATCTGCCAAAGAAATCAGGGTTGCTTTTGCCAGGATGGGCATGAACGATGAAGAGACGGTGGCGCTCATTGCTGGTGGCCACAGCTTTGGGAAATGTCACGGTGCAGGTCCAGATAAGCACCTTGGTCCAGACCCCAGCTCTTCGCCCATTGAATCCCAGGGATTGGGATGGAAGTACGGTTATAAAAGCGGTAAAGGCCCTGATACCTTTACTTCAGGATTTGAGGTTATCTGGTCACCCACACCAACCCGGTTTGGGCTTCAGTATCTGCGCATTCTGTTAGAAAACGAGTGGGAACTTGAAAAAAGCCCTGCCGGCAAGAACCAGTGGGTTGCCAAAGATAGTCCGGCAATCGTCCCTGACGCGCACGACCCGCAAAGAAAGCACAAACCGAAAATGCTCACCGCCGATTTGGCCTTGAAATTTGACCCCGTTTATTCAAAGATAGCCAAGAGATTTCTTGAAAACCCACAGGAGTTCGAACAGGCTTTTGCCCGGGCATGGTTCAAGCTTACTCATCGTGATATGGGTCCAAAAGCGTGTTATGCTGGTCCTTACGTTCCCGAAGAGGAATTTATCTGGCAGGATCCTCTTCCCGCGCGTAGCTATGAGCTGATTGATGATACCGATGTGGCTGAACTCAAAAAGACAGTGCTTGCTTCGGGTTTGAGTATTCCTCAGCTTGTTTATACTGCCTGGTCTTCAGCGTCAACGTATCGCAATTCTGACCGTCGGGGAGGAGCCAATGGAGCACGAATCAGGCTATATCCCTTGAATCAGTGGGCAGTAAACCACCCGGATGAGTTGAAAGACATAATTGCTACCTATGAGAAAATTCAGCAGGAATTCAATCAGGAGCAGGAGAAAAAGGGTTCCAGAAAGCGAGTTTCTTTAGCTGACCTGATAGTGCTTGGTGGTTGTGCGGCTTTAGAAGCTGCTGCGCAGAAAGCGGGCTTCAACGTGCAGGTTCCATTTACACCGGGTAGGGTAGATGCTTCGCAAGAACAGGTTGATGTAGAGTTCTATAAAGAGATAGAACCCTTCGCTGATGGTTTCCGGAACTATTTCAGAGATCCTGCTGACATTAATGAGGGGGACGTTTACACCACTCCTGAATACTTCCTGGTTGATAAGGCCCAACTGCTGACACTTACCGTGCCAGAACTGGTGGTGCTGGTAGGTGGCCTGAGGGTTCTGGGGGCTACTTACAGGTACGAGAAATATGGAGTTTTGACCGATAATCCGGGGGTTTTGACCAACGATTTCTTTGTAAACCTGCTTTCCATGGACATTGAATGGGTACCAGCTGATGACTACCGTTACCTCTTTAAAGGGTATGACCGAAAGAGTGGAGAGCTGCGGTGGAGTGCAACCAGGGTAGACCTGATTTTTGGGCATCACGACGAACTGAGAGCGGTTGCAGAGGTTTATGCAAGTGATGATGCCAAAGAGAAGTTAGTACGTGATTTCATCGCAGCCTGGAATAAAGTAATGAACCTGGACAGATTCGACCTTAAATGA
- the tcmP gene encoding three-Cys-motif partner protein TcmP, with protein sequence MGNDLWDLSNRPATQMKLKILKKVFEVWLTIWNKQNWASNEWYVIDLFAGKGKYNDGSSGSPLIFLDAINTKAELLRTDLEIKLFLVEKNRNNYHALKVHIDDFLNQNKELKKSVKLFYFNKDANSAINDIIKQIKNTPKNPLFVLIDPTGIQLKKENLKKILELKNRKDILYNYILEGVRRTGGVARKALEGKSLTHREIKTVETFIEFMGEDIDFVKKDDVELMKSYCQIFTSDNMEVVAYDLPYSNRNDVLYYLLFASKKSNITKIVKDIYAREKERQRGKTLFGGKEFYKNALITFSQEIECIARKSLLYKTKVEYGDWTINHIVGCKHGCRFPCYAMMMARKFGWIKDYEDWRKPKLVKNALDLLEKEIPKYKNQIDFVHLCFMTDPFMYDAEKDRIIPDIKDLTLKIIERLNRDGIRVTILTKGIYPDDLLNTQRFSKNNEYGITLVSLNNNFKEQYEPYSSSYETRVESLKKLAKAGLKTWVSIEPYPTPELDPDAAQIEKILEKIHFAKKIIFGKLNYNKLVNYCGRNSHNWKNSQEFYEAIARKVIDFCNTNNIQYHIKAGTPLSNEDHRNIFK encoded by the coding sequence GTGGGAAATGATCTTTGGGATTTATCGAATAGACCTGCAACACAAATGAAGCTTAAAATATTGAAAAAGGTTTTTGAAGTGTGGCTCACCATCTGGAACAAGCAGAATTGGGCATCTAACGAGTGGTACGTAATAGACTTGTTTGCTGGAAAGGGTAAGTACAATGATGGAAGCAGCGGATCTCCGCTTATCTTTCTTGATGCAATTAACACCAAGGCGGAATTGCTAAGAACCGATCTGGAAATTAAGTTATTCTTGGTGGAAAAAAATAGGAATAATTATCACGCATTAAAAGTACACATTGACGATTTTCTTAATCAAAATAAAGAACTTAAAAAAAGCGTTAAATTATTCTACTTTAATAAAGATGCAAACTCAGCAATAAACGATATTATTAAGCAGATCAAAAACACTCCCAAAAACCCACTTTTTGTTCTGATCGATCCAACAGGCATTCAGCTTAAGAAAGAAAACCTTAAGAAAATCCTCGAACTAAAAAACCGTAAAGACATCCTTTACAATTACATCTTAGAGGGCGTTCGAAGAACAGGTGGTGTAGCAAGAAAAGCACTTGAAGGAAAAAGTTTAACTCATAGGGAAATAAAAACAGTGGAAACGTTTATAGAATTTATGGGAGAAGATATAGATTTTGTTAAAAAAGACGATGTAGAGCTAATGAAATCCTACTGTCAAATTTTTACGTCCGATAATATGGAAGTAGTTGCTTATGACCTGCCGTATTCGAACCGAAATGATGTCCTCTATTATTTACTGTTTGCTTCCAAGAAATCCAACATAACCAAAATAGTGAAAGATATTTATGCAAGGGAAAAAGAAAGACAACGAGGTAAAACCTTGTTTGGCGGTAAAGAGTTTTACAAAAACGCCCTCATAACGTTTTCACAAGAAATAGAATGCATCGCAAGAAAATCTCTCCTATACAAAACCAAAGTTGAATATGGAGATTGGACTATAAACCACATCGTTGGTTGTAAACACGGTTGTCGGTTCCCCTGCTATGCAATGATGATGGCAAGGAAGTTTGGATGGATTAAAGATTACGAAGACTGGAGAAAACCAAAACTCGTTAAAAATGCCTTAGACTTACTAGAAAAGGAAATCCCAAAGTATAAAAACCAAATTGATTTTGTCCACCTATGTTTTATGACAGATCCATTTATGTATGATGCAGAAAAAGACAGGATTATTCCAGATATCAAAGACCTAACTCTCAAAATAATTGAACGATTAAATCGTGACGGAATAAGGGTCACAATCCTCACAAAGGGTATATATCCCGATGATCTCCTAAACACCCAAAGATTTTCCAAAAATAATGAGTATGGAATAACCCTTGTCTCACTTAACAATAACTTTAAAGAACAATACGAACCTTATTCATCCTCATACGAAACAAGAGTAGAAAGCCTTAAAAAACTTGCGAAAGCTGGACTAAAAACATGGGTTAGCATAGAACCATATCCTACACCCGAATTAGACCCTGACGCTGCTCAAATCGAAAAAATTCTTGAAAAAATTCATTTTGCAAAAAAAATAATATTTGGAAAGCTAAATTACAACAAACTGGTCAATTATTGTGGTAGAAATTCGCATAACTGGAAAAATAGCCAAGAATTCTATGAAGCAATAGCCCGTAAGGTAATAGATTTTTGCAATACAAACAACATTCAATATCACATAAAAGCAGGAACACCCCTAAGTAATGAAGACCATAGAAACATTTTCAAATAA
- a CDS encoding sugar ABC transporter substrate-binding protein translates to MKKFLVLLLALVFLLSCASLAYSLKLVVVGDAGHNLKPFDWYAQDFKEKFDVELEVIGVPFGELYEKEKMELIAATGAYDIMIVYPKFLAEFAANGWLYPLDEFAQKLDPKLDDVTPGYRDFYCKYSGKLYALPYDGDVLNLYYRKDLLENEEEKAAFKAKYGYDLKVPETWDEFLDVAEFFTRKAGEKLAGQVLERDFYGTAYYGQKDQIFAWWGNIFASLGGVYFDEETMEPAINSEAGVKALEIFKQIHQYCPPDVLSYGYEELKDVFLEGDCFMVIQWPCVGKKGADPNQSKIVGKIGVSHVPGVKKDGEVYYRALMPCGRVLAVAAEAKDPWKAYQVIHYLSVETSMDDVSTAETGLDPYRYSHFAHPEEYEMFANVEDARIYLEGVQKNMEKGYPEMVLPGTVEYEETLGVELTRALAGEKTPEQALNDAAAAWRDILNRFGKEQQKKLYQELVAGWRAAGLW, encoded by the coding sequence GTGAAGAAGTTTTTGGTTTTGCTTCTTGCTCTGGTGTTTCTTTTGAGTTGCGCTTCCTTAGCTTATTCGCTCAAACTGGTTGTGGTAGGAGACGCAGGCCATAACTTGAAGCCCTTCGATTGGTATGCGCAGGATTTCAAAGAAAAGTTTGATGTAGAACTTGAGGTAATTGGTGTTCCCTTCGGTGAGCTTTACGAAAAAGAAAAGATGGAATTGATTGCGGCAACCGGTGCTTATGACATTATGATTGTCTATCCGAAGTTTCTGGCAGAGTTCGCTGCTAATGGGTGGTTGTATCCGCTTGATGAATTTGCTCAGAAGCTGGATCCCAAACTCGATGACGTCACTCCTGGTTACCGGGATTTTTACTGCAAGTATAGCGGTAAGCTTTATGCTCTCCCCTATGACGGCGATGTTTTAAACCTTTACTATCGCAAGGATTTGCTTGAAAACGAAGAAGAGAAAGCGGCGTTTAAGGCAAAATATGGGTATGACCTTAAGGTTCCTGAAACCTGGGATGAGTTCCTGGACGTGGCTGAATTCTTTACCCGTAAAGCTGGTGAGAAGCTTGCCGGCCAGGTCCTGGAGCGCGATTTTTATGGCACTGCCTATTACGGCCAGAAGGATCAGATTTTTGCCTGGTGGGGCAATATTTTTGCCAGCCTGGGTGGTGTGTATTTCGACGAAGAAACCATGGAGCCCGCTATCAACTCTGAAGCCGGCGTAAAAGCCCTGGAAATTTTCAAGCAAATTCATCAATACTGCCCACCGGATGTTCTTTCTTACGGTTATGAGGAACTAAAGGATGTTTTCCTGGAAGGCGATTGTTTCATGGTAATCCAGTGGCCCTGCGTAGGTAAAAAAGGAGCAGATCCCAATCAGTCCAAAATAGTTGGCAAAATCGGCGTAAGTCATGTTCCCGGTGTTAAGAAAGATGGAGAAGTTTATTACCGGGCACTCATGCCTTGTGGAAGGGTGCTGGCTGTAGCAGCGGAAGCCAAAGATCCCTGGAAAGCCTACCAGGTGATTCATTACCTCTCGGTTGAAACCAGCATGGACGATGTTTCCACCGCAGAGACCGGGTTGGATCCCTATCGTTATTCTCACTTTGCGCATCCTGAAGAGTATGAGATGTTTGCCAACGTGGAAGATGCCCGAATTTATCTTGAGGGTGTGCAGAAAAATATGGAAAAGGGATATCCTGAAATGGTGCTCCCTGGAACTGTAGAATACGAAGAGACCTTAGGTGTAGAGCTGACCCGTGCTTTGGCTGGAGAAAAAACTCCTGAACAGGCTCTCAACGATGCCGCAGCTGCGTGGCGAGATATTCTGAACAGGTTTGGTAAGGAACAGCAAAAGAAGCTTTATCAGGAACTGGTTGCCGGATGGAGAGCTGCTGGACTGTGGTAA
- a CDS encoding carbohydrate ABC transporter permease, with the protein MIRREKRIAVLFVLPTILILLAISIFPLIYSFYLSLCQWDVGMGGRRIFIGVGNYLRLFSDQRFWGAMKNTGLELLIGVGTQFLVGLGLALLLNRYFRGRNLVVTLFLLPMMISPVVVGCIWRIIYHYQYGPLNFLLARMGLNPVNWLGSSQVSIYSIIIADIWEWTPFMLITLLAGLQAIPDELYEAARVDGAGRWAIFSRVVLPLLRPVIIIAVLIRVMDAFKIFDLVVLLTHGGPGQSSETIAFYNYTTGFKYFSMGYASAMAYFQLAVIVIIANVFLASWKRREVS; encoded by the coding sequence GTGATAAGGAGAGAAAAAAGGATAGCCGTTCTTTTTGTTCTCCCTACCATTTTGATCCTCCTGGCCATTTCCATTTTCCCACTGATTTATTCCTTCTATCTCAGTCTTTGCCAGTGGGACGTTGGTATGGGAGGAAGAAGGATTTTTATCGGGGTCGGGAATTACCTGAGGCTTTTTTCTGACCAGCGTTTCTGGGGAGCCATGAAGAACACCGGGTTAGAGCTTTTGATTGGTGTGGGTACCCAATTCTTAGTGGGACTTGGTCTGGCGTTACTTTTGAACAGATATTTTCGGGGAAGAAACCTGGTGGTTACCCTCTTTCTTCTTCCCATGATGATTTCTCCGGTAGTGGTGGGATGCATCTGGAGAATCATCTATCACTATCAGTATGGTCCGTTGAATTTCCTTCTCGCCCGGATGGGTTTAAATCCGGTAAACTGGCTGGGGAGCAGTCAGGTTTCCATTTATTCGATTATCATTGCCGATATCTGGGAATGGACACCTTTTATGCTGATTACTCTTTTGGCTGGATTGCAGGCTATACCAGATGAACTTTATGAAGCAGCGAGAGTAGATGGAGCAGGGCGCTGGGCGATTTTCTCCCGAGTTGTGCTTCCTCTTTTGCGTCCGGTAATCATTATTGCTGTTTTAATCCGGGTGATGGATGCTTTCAAGATATTTGACCTCGTGGTGCTTCTCACTCACGGTGGACCAGGCCAATCCTCAGAAACTATTGCTTTTTACAACTATACTACAGGTTTCAAATACTTTAGCATGGGTTATGCTTCGGCAATGGCCTACTTCCAACTGGCCGTTATTGTCATCATTGCCAATGTTTTCCTTGCTTCCTGGAAAAGGAGGGAAGTGTCTTGA
- a CDS encoding carbohydrate ABC transporter permease, with product MKIRDGMKVAIFLTIFVVLLIMLSPFIWNVMTSFKDKGEYFTYPPVFIPRSFDLEHYVQGGKLGGIKGMRDSLIIASSTTLIAIVLGSLAAYSLARFRIGGDNLAFWILSVRMMPPIASVLPLFLFFRFLRWLDTYQALILTHSLVNLPFAVWMMKGFFEELPQELEEAALVDGCGRLGAFARVALPLVAPGLVATALFCFMFSWNEFLFALILGRSRVTPITVNIAGMIGGHEILWAEISAVSIMASVPIIIMAIVLQRYLVRGLTLGAVKG from the coding sequence TTGAAAATCAGGGATGGAATGAAAGTGGCAATTTTCCTGACTATTTTCGTTGTCCTCCTTATAATGTTAAGCCCTTTCATATGGAACGTTATGACTTCTTTCAAAGACAAGGGAGAATATTTTACCTATCCACCTGTTTTCATACCACGTTCTTTCGACCTGGAACATTACGTCCAGGGTGGGAAATTGGGTGGCATAAAAGGCATGCGGGATAGCCTGATTATCGCTTCCTCAACTACTTTGATAGCCATTGTGCTGGGCTCTCTGGCAGCTTACTCACTGGCACGTTTTCGGATTGGTGGCGATAACCTCGCTTTCTGGATTTTGTCGGTGCGCATGATGCCACCCATTGCCTCGGTGCTACCCCTTTTTCTCTTTTTCCGTTTTTTGCGCTGGCTGGATACTTACCAGGCTCTAATTCTAACCCACTCTCTGGTGAATTTACCCTTTGCGGTCTGGATGATGAAGGGATTCTTTGAAGAACTGCCCCAGGAGCTTGAGGAAGCAGCTTTGGTGGATGGTTGTGGAAGGCTTGGCGCTTTCGCTCGCGTGGCTTTGCCTCTGGTTGCTCCGGGTCTCGTGGCTACGGCTCTTTTTTGCTTCATGTTTTCCTGGAACGAGTTTTTGTTTGCTTTAATTTTAGGACGTTCACGCGTAACCCCGATCACCGTGAACATTGCCGGGATGATTGGTGGACACGAAATACTATGGGCTGAAATATCGGCTGTTTCCATTATGGCCAGCGTGCCGATTATTATCATGGCCATCGTTTTGCAGCGTTATCTGGTGCGTGGACTTACCCTGGGAGCTGTAAAGGGCTGA
- the rbsK gene encoding ribokinase — translation MSPKEQKPVIAVVGSNMMDLITYYENAFPRIGETVLGKDFEIGFGGKGANQAVAAAKLGAEVIMVTAVGDDLFGPLVRKNFEEQGISSRYVKIVPGKSSGVAPIFVDPQGRNSIFIIPGANHYLDPEDVTRARDALRRASFLLLQLEIKMETTYYAIELTRKLGIKTILNPAPAQKLDWEKLQGIYLFAPNETELENLTGISVTSKESIQEGIERLLEKGLENVVVTLGDKGAMLGNREGFQFFPAYQAKSIDTTGAGDAFLGALGLFLAEGKPLEESIDLACAYAALSTEKRGTQKSFVKRQEFEEWLANASQKSETW, via the coding sequence TTGAGCCCCAAGGAGCAAAAACCGGTAATCGCTGTAGTGGGAAGCAACATGATGGACCTTATCACCTATTACGAAAATGCTTTTCCGCGTATCGGCGAAACTGTACTGGGTAAAGATTTCGAAATTGGCTTTGGTGGAAAAGGAGCCAATCAAGCGGTAGCTGCGGCAAAGCTGGGTGCAGAGGTCATAATGGTCACTGCAGTTGGTGACGACCTTTTTGGCCCCCTGGTGCGCAAAAACTTTGAAGAACAAGGAATAAGTTCCCGTTATGTAAAGATTGTACCTGGAAAAAGCAGTGGCGTGGCTCCCATTTTCGTCGATCCTCAGGGCAGAAACAGCATCTTCATAATCCCCGGTGCAAACCACTATCTGGACCCAGAAGATGTAACCAGAGCCCGCGATGCGCTGCGCCGGGCCTCATTTTTGCTCCTGCAACTGGAAATCAAAATGGAAACCACCTATTATGCGATTGAACTTACCCGAAAACTGGGCATAAAGACCATACTTAATCCAGCACCTGCTCAAAAACTGGACTGGGAAAAGCTGCAAGGAATTTATCTTTTTGCTCCCAACGAAACCGAACTTGAGAACCTGACCGGTATATCAGTAACCTCCAAAGAAAGCATTCAAGAAGGAATCGAAAGGTTGCTTGAAAAAGGACTGGAAAATGTGGTAGTCACCTTAGGCGATAAAGGAGCCATGTTGGGCAACCGCGAAGGCTTTCAATTTTTCCCTGCCTATCAGGCAAAAAGCATAGACACAACTGGAGCCGGCGATGCTTTTCTGGGTGCTCTGGGCCTTTTCCTGGCAGAAGGAAAACCTCTTGAAGAGTCCATAGACCTTGCCTGCGCCTATGCAGCACTTTCCACCGAAAAACGAGGCACTCAGAAATCCTTTGTAAAACGCCAGGAATTCGAAGAATGGCTTGCTAACGCTTCCCAAAAAAGCGAAACCTGGTGA